The Saccharopolyspora gloriosae genome has a segment encoding these proteins:
- a CDS encoding epoxide hydrolase family protein, with protein sequence MRNVYRTKYVTGGRRGRCGVEAFRVEVPQRQLDDLAQRLARTRWPDEVAGSGWEHGTPVDYLKGLVEHWRHGYDWRAQEALLNEHPQFTTEIDGQRVHLLHVRSPEPDALPLLLTHGWPSSIAEYLDVIGPLTDPRGHGAARAQAFHLVIPSPPGYGFSGPTTEFGWGSERIARAWIELMRRLGYERYGVQGGDWGTWISREVALRAPERVVGVHTNGLITFPTGAPGEMEELTETDHARMASWERYMNELYGYKLIQSTKPRSLAFSLADSPVGQLAWIVGALREWTDCVESPDEALGVDRILTTVMLYWLTGTAHSSARSFVETPDTAEHAESEGALAQLEVGEVPHGVAVFPKDVLAPVRPFAERLNNIVRWTEYDRGGTFAAAEVPDLFTTDVREFFTSLPR encoded by the coding sequence ATGCGTAACGTGTACCGTACAAAGTACGTAACTGGTGGGCGGCGTGGAAGGTGTGGCGTGGAGGCGTTTCGGGTCGAGGTTCCGCAGCGGCAGTTGGACGATTTGGCGCAGCGGCTGGCGCGCACTCGCTGGCCGGATGAGGTCGCGGGCAGCGGCTGGGAGCACGGGACGCCGGTCGACTACCTGAAGGGGCTGGTCGAGCACTGGCGGCACGGCTACGACTGGCGAGCGCAGGAGGCGCTGCTCAACGAACACCCGCAGTTCACCACGGAAATCGACGGGCAGCGGGTGCACCTCCTGCACGTCCGCTCACCCGAACCGGACGCCCTGCCGCTGCTGCTCACGCACGGCTGGCCGAGTTCGATCGCCGAATACCTCGACGTGATCGGCCCGCTGACCGACCCGCGCGGACACGGCGCGGCTCGGGCTCAGGCGTTCCACCTGGTCATCCCGTCACCACCCGGGTACGGATTCTCCGGCCCCACAACGGAATTCGGCTGGGGCTCCGAGCGGATCGCGCGGGCGTGGATCGAACTGATGCGCCGCCTCGGCTACGAGCGCTACGGAGTCCAGGGCGGCGACTGGGGCACCTGGATCTCCCGGGAGGTCGCGCTCCGAGCACCGGAACGAGTAGTGGGCGTGCACACCAACGGGCTGATCACGTTCCCCACCGGCGCTCCCGGCGAGATGGAGGAGCTCACCGAAACCGATCACGCGCGGATGGCGTCGTGGGAGCGCTACATGAACGAGCTCTACGGCTACAAGCTGATCCAGTCCACCAAGCCGCGGTCGCTGGCGTTCTCACTGGCGGACTCCCCCGTGGGGCAGTTGGCGTGGATCGTCGGTGCGCTGCGGGAATGGACGGACTGCGTCGAGTCCCCGGACGAGGCGCTCGGCGTCGACCGGATCCTGACCACGGTGATGCTGTACTGGCTGACCGGCACGGCCCACTCCTCGGCGCGGTCCTTCGTGGAGACTCCCGACACCGCAGAGCACGCCGAATCCGAAGGCGCGCTGGCTCAGCTGGAAGTCGGCGAGGTTCCGCACGGCGTCGCGGTGTTCCCGAAGGACGTGCTCGCCCCGGTGCGCCCGTTCGCCGAACGCCTCAACAACATCGTGCGCTGGACCGAGTACGACCGAGGCGGCACCTTCGCCGCCGCCGAGGTCCCGGACCTGTTCACCACCGACGTCCGCGAGTTCTTCACCTCACTGCCCCGCTGA
- a CDS encoding sugar porter family MFS transporter, with the protein MSVTQSRGPGAPTGHLGHVVMIAGAAALGGFLFGYDTSVINGGVDAIQAHFNVGSALTGLVVSSALLGSAVGAAIAGGLADRIGRIRVMQIAAVLFIVSAIASAVPFAIWDLAIWRIVGGIAIGIASVIAPAYIAEVAPAAYRGRLTSLQQLAIVLGIALSQLVNYGLAAAAGGSASNLLGPLQAWQWMLGVAAVPAVIYLVVSSLIPESPRYLVAAGQVDKAREVLAKIEPGDPDSKIDEIRGALGERKPKLSDLRGRFGMLPIVWVGMAIAALQQFVGINVIFYYSSSLWQSVGIEESSSLLLSLFTSIVNILGTFIAIALVDKIGRKPLLVIGSIGMAVSLAVTGWAFSFAEVVGEDAVLPPSWGVVALISASAFVLFFASSWGVVMWVLLGEMFPPRIRAAALAVGTMTNWVANWLVTVSFPSMRDWNLPATYFMYALFAVVSLVFVLRYLKETNGRSLEEMGS; encoded by the coding sequence ATGTCGGTAACGCAGTCGCGCGGTCCCGGTGCTCCAACCGGGCACCTGGGGCACGTTGTGATGATCGCGGGCGCGGCGGCGCTCGGCGGTTTCCTCTTCGGCTACGACACATCCGTGATCAACGGTGGTGTTGATGCCATTCAAGCTCACTTCAACGTCGGATCGGCGTTGACCGGTCTCGTCGTCTCGTCGGCCCTGCTGGGTTCGGCGGTCGGTGCGGCCATTGCGGGTGGTCTGGCCGACCGGATCGGCCGCATCCGGGTCATGCAGATCGCGGCGGTGTTGTTCATCGTCAGCGCGATCGCCTCGGCCGTCCCGTTCGCGATCTGGGACCTGGCGATCTGGCGGATCGTCGGCGGCATCGCCATCGGCATCGCCTCGGTGATCGCCCCCGCCTACATCGCGGAGGTGGCGCCGGCCGCCTATCGGGGCAGGCTGACCTCATTGCAGCAGCTCGCGATCGTGCTGGGCATCGCGTTGTCCCAGCTGGTCAACTACGGCCTGGCGGCCGCGGCGGGTGGTAGCGCCTCGAACCTGCTCGGGCCGTTGCAGGCATGGCAGTGGATGCTCGGCGTGGCCGCGGTTCCCGCGGTGATCTACCTGGTCGTGTCGTCGCTGATCCCGGAGTCCCCGCGTTATCTCGTGGCCGCCGGTCAGGTCGACAAGGCTCGCGAGGTGCTCGCGAAGATCGAGCCCGGTGACCCCGACTCGAAGATCGACGAGATCCGCGGGGCGCTCGGCGAGCGCAAGCCGAAGCTCTCCGACCTGCGCGGCCGGTTCGGCATGCTGCCGATCGTCTGGGTCGGCATGGCGATCGCCGCGCTGCAGCAGTTCGTCGGCATCAACGTGATCTTCTACTACTCGTCTTCGCTGTGGCAGTCCGTCGGCATCGAGGAGAGCAGCTCGCTGTTGCTGAGCCTGTTCACGTCGATCGTGAACATCCTCGGCACGTTCATCGCCATCGCGCTGGTCGACAAGATCGGCCGCAAGCCGCTGCTGGTCATCGGCTCCATCGGCATGGCCGTGTCGCTCGCGGTCACCGGCTGGGCGTTCAGCTTCGCCGAGGTCGTCGGCGAGGATGCGGTGCTGCCGCCGAGCTGGGGCGTCGTAGCGCTGATCTCGGCGAGCGCGTTCGTGCTGTTCTTCGCCTCGTCCTGGGGCGTGGTGATGTGGGTGCTGCTCGGCGAGATGTTCCCGCCGCGCATCCGCGCCGCCGCGCTGGCCGTGGGCACCATGACGAACTGGGTGGCGAACTGGCTGGTCACGGTGAGCTTCCCGAGCATGCGGGACTGGAATCTGCCCGCGACGTACTTCATGTACGCGCTGTTCGCGGTGGTCTCGCTGGTGTTCGTGCTGCGCTACCTCAAGGAGACCAACGGTCGCTCCCTGGAGGAAATGGGCAGCTGA
- the dcd gene encoding dCTP deaminase, whose protein sequence is MLLSDRDLRKELDEGRLELDPFDVAMIQPSSIDVRLDRFFRVFDNSKYTHIDPSQQQDELTSPVEVTGDDPFVLHPGEFVLGSTYESVRLPDDLAGRLEGKSSLGRLGLLTHSTAGFIDPGFFGHITLELSNVANLPITLWPGMKIGQLCLFRLSSPAEHPYGTARAGSRYQGQRGPTPSRAHLNFQRVETRRD, encoded by the coding sequence GTGCTGCTGAGTGACCGGGACCTGCGCAAAGAGCTCGACGAAGGCCGACTCGAACTTGATCCGTTCGACGTCGCCATGATCCAGCCGTCCAGCATCGACGTGCGGCTGGACCGGTTCTTCCGGGTCTTCGACAACTCGAAGTACACCCACATCGATCCCTCGCAGCAGCAGGACGAACTCACCTCGCCGGTGGAGGTCACCGGTGACGACCCGTTCGTGCTGCACCCCGGCGAATTCGTCCTCGGGTCCACCTACGAATCGGTGCGGCTGCCCGACGATCTGGCCGGGCGGCTGGAGGGCAAGTCCTCGCTCGGGCGGCTCGGGCTGCTCACGCATTCCACCGCAGGGTTCATCGACCCCGGCTTCTTCGGGCACATCACGTTAGAACTGTCCAATGTGGCCAACCTGCCGATCACGCTGTGGCCGGGCATGAAGATCGGGCAGCTCTGCCTGTTTCGGCTCTCCAGTCCCGCCGAGCACCCGTACGGCACGGCGCGGGCAGGTTCGCGCTACCAGGGCCAGCGCGGGCCGACGCCGTCGCGCGCGCACCTGAACTTCCAGCGGGTCGAGACCCGCCGCGACTGA
- a CDS encoding HNH endonuclease signature motif containing protein, which translates to MDPKQARQLARTRKCSCAVCFYCDVKVEGRHEHDHFPVPRVAGGRDVVPACLDCHDLKDRILFNSWPVGACLAAIQGLVESLPVMDNLTAREDLTGWAVSQREFTDAEILRNWTDLPSLSRVLYGKVRLIQEERHHRAGRKYAGPSALASFLRSPAIG; encoded by the coding sequence ATGGATCCGAAACAAGCACGTCAGTTGGCCAGGACGCGCAAGTGTTCGTGTGCGGTGTGCTTCTACTGTGATGTAAAGGTCGAGGGCCGCCATGAACACGACCACTTTCCTGTGCCCAGGGTTGCGGGTGGCCGAGACGTCGTGCCGGCCTGTCTTGATTGCCATGATCTGAAGGATCGGATTCTGTTCAACTCTTGGCCGGTCGGGGCATGCCTTGCAGCAATCCAGGGGCTGGTCGAGAGTCTTCCTGTCATGGATAACCTCACCGCAAGGGAGGATCTCACGGGCTGGGCGGTCAGCCAGCGGGAATTCACCGATGCAGAGATCTTGAGGAACTGGACTGACTTGCCGTCTCTCAGCCGCGTCCTCTATGGGAAGGTGAGGTTGATCCAAGAAGAGCGTCACCACCGTGCGGGACGGAAGTATGCCGGCCCGTCGGCGCTCGCCTCTTTCCTGCGAAGTCCCGCGATCGGTTGA
- a CDS encoding flavoprotein: protein MIDATRTLALIGSAAGGVENIRTGLIEPALERGWRVAVTLTPTAGSWLAASGEVDRIAEVTGLPCRVESRLPSEPSPHPPIDCFLVCPATANTVSKLALGLGDSQAMTTAVEAIGEGTAPVVVFPTVNAAHHRHPAWKSHTSTLQEAGVHLLTGDDLWQPHEPRSGLGQKIPWRLILTNLDTHVPPRS from the coding sequence GTGATCGACGCGACGCGCACTCTGGCCTTGATCGGATCGGCGGCGGGCGGGGTGGAGAACATCCGCACCGGGTTGATCGAGCCCGCATTGGAGCGCGGCTGGCGGGTCGCGGTGACGCTCACCCCGACCGCCGGGTCCTGGTTGGCCGCGTCGGGCGAGGTCGACCGGATCGCGGAGGTCACCGGCCTGCCGTGCCGAGTCGAGTCGCGGCTGCCGTCCGAACCGAGCCCGCACCCGCCGATCGACTGCTTCCTGGTGTGCCCGGCGACGGCCAACACGGTCAGCAAGCTGGCGCTGGGCTTGGGCGACAGCCAGGCGATGACCACTGCGGTCGAAGCGATCGGTGAAGGCACGGCGCCGGTGGTCGTCTTCCCCACCGTCAACGCCGCGCACCACCGCCACCCGGCGTGGAAATCGCACACCTCGACCTTGCAGGAGGCCGGGGTGCACCTGCTCACCGGCGACGATCTGTGGCAGCCGCACGAACCCCGCAGCGGACTCGGCCAGAAGATCCCGTGGCGCCTGATCCTCACCAACCTCGACACCCACGTCCCACCTCGATCGTGA
- a CDS encoding GtrA family protein, whose amino-acid sequence MPAGTAERSTLPKPNGLLGQLLRFGMVGVVSAAADYGSLLLMVAFGVWQEPARALSFVLGSTTAYLLNRRWTFVSRRDTREAIAVALVYGATFVLILTIYSLARHALPVSPWQITIAWVLSQGIGTSFNFLTQRLLIFRS is encoded by the coding sequence TTGCCAGCGGGAACAGCGGAGCGGTCCACCCTGCCGAAGCCGAACGGGCTCCTCGGCCAGCTCCTGCGGTTCGGCATGGTGGGTGTCGTCAGCGCGGCCGCCGACTACGGGAGCCTGCTGCTCATGGTCGCGTTCGGGGTGTGGCAGGAACCGGCGCGCGCCCTGAGCTTCGTCCTCGGCAGCACCACCGCCTACCTGCTCAACCGCCGCTGGACCTTCGTCTCCCGTCGCGACACGAGGGAGGCGATCGCGGTGGCCCTCGTCTACGGCGCGACCTTCGTGCTCATCCTCACGATCTACTCGCTGGCGCGGCACGCGCTGCCGGTGTCGCCGTGGCAGATCACGATCGCCTGGGTGCTGTCGCAGGGCATCGGCACCTCGTTCAACTTCCTCACCCAGCGCCTGCTCATCTTCCGCAGCTGA
- a CDS encoding amidohydrolase family protein, producing MSTALRLYAPVVFPGDAAGSVIRDGVVDVDEQGRVSYCGPREGAPQRAQDTDVRECNGILLPGLINAHAHSPMTLLRGMGGDLPLLRWLSEVIWPAEARLRPGDIRAGMELGAVEMLRAGVTTSAEMYFSGESVAEAVLSVGSRVVLAPAVIAAPGLEGMGSWQGMVDGISRWIDVDGTRFGPADRVELGYGAHSAYTLPPEALRFIGESAQQRDALVQVHVAEAADEDREQREKFGSVPALLDEVGVLDGRVLAAHCVHLSDADIKLFADRGTGIAHCPGSNAKLASGIARLVDMLAAGIPVGLGTDGPSSNDDLDLWEEVQLAGMLARLSTGDATALSARGALLAATRGGAAALHREDIGALEPGRWGDIVHLDVDNPAFATGLDTPDEQLLSNLVWAAGSRCVRDVWVAGTEVLHDREPTRVDRRAVQAAARTAAQHVRG from the coding sequence ATGTCGACTGCTCTGCGCCTTTACGCTCCCGTCGTATTTCCCGGTGATGCCGCTGGTTCGGTGATCCGTGACGGCGTGGTGGACGTCGACGAGCAGGGGCGGGTGAGCTACTGCGGCCCCCGCGAGGGTGCGCCGCAGCGCGCTCAGGACACCGATGTGCGCGAGTGCAACGGCATCCTGCTGCCCGGACTGATCAACGCGCACGCGCACAGCCCGATGACGTTGCTGCGCGGCATGGGCGGTGACCTGCCGTTGCTGCGCTGGCTGAGCGAGGTGATCTGGCCGGCGGAGGCGCGGCTGCGGCCCGGTGACATCCGCGCGGGCATGGAGCTCGGCGCCGTGGAGATGTTGCGCGCCGGGGTCACCACCAGCGCCGAGATGTACTTCTCCGGGGAGTCCGTGGCCGAGGCGGTGCTCAGCGTCGGTTCCCGCGTGGTGCTGGCGCCCGCCGTGATCGCCGCGCCGGGCCTGGAGGGAATGGGTTCGTGGCAGGGCATGGTCGACGGCATCAGCCGGTGGATCGACGTGGACGGCACCCGGTTCGGCCCGGCGGACCGGGTGGAATTGGGTTACGGCGCGCATTCCGCGTACACGCTGCCGCCGGAGGCGTTGCGGTTCATCGGTGAGTCCGCGCAGCAGCGCGACGCGCTCGTGCAGGTGCACGTCGCCGAGGCCGCCGACGAGGACCGGGAACAGCGGGAGAAGTTCGGTTCGGTGCCGGCCTTGCTCGACGAGGTGGGCGTGCTGGACGGCCGAGTGCTCGCCGCGCACTGCGTGCACCTGTCGGACGCCGACATCAAGCTGTTCGCCGACCGGGGCACCGGCATCGCGCACTGCCCCGGTTCCAACGCGAAGCTCGCCTCCGGCATCGCGCGGCTGGTCGACATGCTCGCCGCGGGCATCCCGGTCGGGCTCGGCACCGACGGGCCGTCCAGCAACGATGACCTGGACCTGTGGGAAGAGGTGCAGCTGGCGGGCATGCTCGCCCGACTGTCCACAGGGGACGCCACTGCGCTCAGTGCGCGGGGGGCGCTGCTCGCCGCGACCCGTGGCGGTGCGGCGGCGCTGCACCGCGAGGACATCGGCGCGCTGGAACCGGGCCGGTGGGGCGACATCGTGCACCTGGACGTGGACAACCCGGCGTTCGCGACGGGCCTCGACACTCCGGACGAGCAGCTGCTGTCGAATCTGGTGTGGGCGGCCGGTTCGCGTTGCGTGCGCGACGTGTGGGTGGCGGGCACCGAGGTCCTGCACGACCGCGAACCCACCCGGGTCGACCGCCGCGCCGTCCAAGCCGCGGCCCGCACCGCCGCCCAGCACGTCCGCGGCTGA
- a CDS encoding response regulator transcription factor produces MIRVLIADDQEMVRAGFRMILDSQDSIEVVADVANGLDAVSRAKELRPDVCLMDIRMPGLDGLEATKQLAGPDVADPIKVVVVTTFDLDEYVATALANGASGFLLKDAGPALLIEAIHAATRGDALVSPQITVRLLKHFAKPPERPRRTVEPLQDALTERELDVVRATARGLTNVEIGGELFMSLSTVKTHLAAAQNKIGARNRVETASWAWRTGLMED; encoded by the coding sequence ATGATCCGGGTGCTGATCGCGGACGATCAGGAAATGGTGCGGGCGGGCTTCCGGATGATCCTGGATTCGCAGGATTCCATCGAGGTCGTCGCCGATGTCGCGAACGGGCTGGACGCGGTGAGCCGCGCCAAGGAGCTGCGGCCCGACGTGTGCCTGATGGACATCCGGATGCCCGGCCTGGACGGCTTGGAAGCCACCAAGCAGCTCGCAGGCCCCGACGTGGCAGATCCGATCAAGGTGGTCGTGGTGACCACTTTCGACCTCGACGAGTACGTGGCCACGGCGTTGGCGAACGGGGCCAGCGGATTCCTGCTCAAGGACGCAGGTCCGGCGCTGCTGATCGAGGCGATCCACGCCGCGACGCGCGGGGACGCCCTGGTGTCGCCGCAGATCACGGTGCGCCTGCTGAAGCACTTCGCGAAGCCGCCGGAACGCCCGCGCCGCACCGTGGAGCCGCTGCAGGACGCGCTCACCGAGCGGGAGCTCGACGTGGTCCGGGCGACGGCGCGCGGCTTGACCAACGTGGAGATCGGCGGCGAGCTGTTCATGTCGCTGTCCACGGTGAAGACCCACCTGGCGGCGGCCCAGAACAAGATCGGCGCCCGCAACCGAGTCGAAACCGCGTCCTGGGCCTGGCGAACAGGCTTGATGGAGGACTGA
- a CDS encoding sensor histidine kinase, which translates to MSSSPTSPTLAQRLSRLVRARWVLATLMTLLCCADIAFAMQSGGPELIALPGAALLALLAVRGRSHPALCGLAAAAVLVLSSGLFRVSGAELPPVGLGAILPTENAAGVLLVLFAHRRLPPLKALPITSALVLACLVSLVVRSSMPDTRTFAFGLLQLLLAMGTGTYLRGWQPTVTRTPLLELFSRQWPMIAALSVLVFAEASTYLGDGPGSAAMLLGAVVLAVLAVIAPLRPLEASLLGATALACMGVVNVLVTAGGGSSAILPPLPITATAAGMLLMAYLVRHAAPRKAWVGGCALVGSALIAVVLDWADGSWMEISSGLQILALGGLLLALSVGAGLYFRTRDGERTRTVETAVEQAQQAERLALARELHDVVAHHVTGIVVQAQAAQMVAAQKPEAAAEAMERIASSGTEALVAMRRLVASMRGAEPAGTSGATEQASTDLAGDLKSLVDGAGPKARLLLELDREVPQEVARSALRLVQESLTNAGKHAPDATELLVSVRCPQEHLHIRITDNGSGRRTAPVGGSGGYGLVGMRERIELLGGRFSAGPGEGGGWRVEAWLPLVERSAG; encoded by the coding sequence GTGAGCTCCAGTCCGACGTCCCCCACGTTGGCGCAGCGACTCAGTCGTCTCGTGCGGGCGCGGTGGGTCCTCGCCACGCTGATGACGTTGTTGTGCTGCGCGGACATCGCGTTCGCCATGCAGAGCGGCGGCCCTGAACTGATCGCCCTACCGGGAGCGGCGCTGCTCGCGTTGCTGGCGGTGCGGGGCCGCTCGCATCCGGCGTTGTGCGGGCTGGCCGCGGCGGCGGTGCTGGTGCTGTCCTCAGGACTGTTCCGCGTGTCCGGCGCCGAGCTGCCTCCGGTGGGGCTGGGCGCGATCCTTCCCACCGAGAACGCTGCGGGTGTGCTGCTGGTGCTGTTCGCGCACCGGAGGCTGCCGCCGTTGAAGGCGCTGCCGATCACCAGCGCTCTGGTGCTGGCCTGCCTGGTGTCGCTGGTCGTGCGCTCCTCGATGCCGGACACCCGAACCTTCGCGTTCGGGCTGTTGCAGTTGCTGCTGGCCATGGGCACCGGGACCTACCTGCGCGGTTGGCAGCCGACGGTCACGCGGACCCCGTTGCTGGAATTGTTCAGCAGGCAGTGGCCGATGATCGCCGCGCTGTCGGTGCTGGTGTTCGCGGAAGCCTCCACCTACCTCGGGGACGGCCCCGGCTCGGCCGCCATGCTGCTGGGAGCGGTGGTGCTGGCGGTGCTCGCGGTGATCGCACCGCTGCGCCCGCTCGAGGCCTCGCTGCTGGGCGCCACCGCGCTGGCCTGCATGGGCGTAGTGAACGTGCTGGTCACGGCGGGCGGAGGCAGCTCGGCGATCCTGCCGCCGCTGCCGATCACGGCCACGGCGGCCGGGATGCTGCTGATGGCGTACCTGGTCCGGCACGCCGCACCCCGGAAAGCCTGGGTCGGCGGTTGCGCGCTGGTCGGTTCCGCGCTGATCGCCGTGGTGCTCGACTGGGCGGACGGTTCCTGGATGGAGATCAGCAGCGGGTTGCAGATCCTCGCGCTCGGCGGCCTGCTGCTGGCGCTGTCGGTCGGGGCGGGGCTGTACTTCCGCACCCGCGACGGCGAGCGAACGCGGACCGTGGAGACCGCGGTGGAGCAGGCCCAGCAGGCGGAACGGCTTGCGCTGGCGCGAGAACTGCACGACGTCGTCGCCCACCACGTCACCGGAATCGTGGTGCAGGCCCAGGCCGCGCAGATGGTGGCCGCGCAGAAACCGGAGGCCGCCGCCGAAGCGATGGAACGCATCGCGAGCAGTGGCACCGAGGCGCTGGTGGCGATGCGCAGACTCGTCGCCAGCATGCGCGGCGCGGAACCAGCGGGCACCAGTGGCGCCACCGAACAGGCCAGCACCGACCTCGCAGGCGACCTCAAATCCCTTGTGGACGGTGCGGGGCCGAAGGCGCGGCTGCTGCTCGAACTCGACCGCGAGGTGCCGCAGGAGGTGGCGCGTTCCGCGTTGCGGCTCGTGCAGGAGTCGTTGACGAACGCGGGCAAGCACGCCCCGGACGCCACCGAACTCCTCGTCTCGGTGCGTTGTCCGCAGGAACACCTGCACATTCGGATCACCGACAACGGTTCCGGCAGGCGCACCGCACCCGTGGGCGGCTCCGGAGGATACGGTCTCGTCGGCATGCGCGAGCGCATCGAGTTGCTCGGCGGCCGGTTCAGCGCGGGTCCCGGCGAGGGCGGCGGCTGGCGGGTCGAAGCGTGGCTGCCGCTGGTCGAACGTTCGGCCGGGTAA
- a CDS encoding ABC transporter ATP-binding protein — MSTASTTPLLEARNLTTLPQLFGVDFTLERGAVATLDGPTPEARTALVHALAGLRHPDEGAVLLDGVRLDRLTDHELSEVRRRDFGFLFSDGMLVPELNAQENCALPQMLAGTDRAEAMARALRVLRDFGLDEMRERFPGQLSAAQVQRLTVARAMAHRPKVLFADDPSLTESTISALVDTAREAEIAVVLATAEPSLTVRAQRPVRLNTRAKRTRSALSVPAQRPVRLSEGTLDLAA; from the coding sequence TTGTCGACTGCATCGACGACCCCACTGCTGGAGGCGCGGAACCTGACCACGCTGCCCCAGTTGTTCGGAGTGGACTTCACCTTGGAGCGCGGCGCGGTCGCCACGCTCGACGGCCCGACCCCGGAGGCGCGGACGGCGCTGGTGCACGCGCTCGCCGGCCTGCGCCACCCCGACGAGGGAGCGGTGCTGCTCGACGGGGTACGGCTCGACCGGCTCACCGACCACGAGCTGAGCGAGGTGCGGCGGCGCGACTTCGGCTTCTTGTTCAGCGACGGGATGCTGGTTCCCGAGCTCAACGCTCAGGAGAACTGCGCGCTGCCGCAGATGCTGGCAGGGACCGATCGCGCGGAGGCGATGGCGCGTGCGCTGCGCGTGCTGCGGGACTTCGGCCTCGACGAGATGCGCGAGCGCTTCCCCGGCCAGCTCTCCGCGGCTCAGGTGCAGCGGCTGACCGTCGCACGAGCGATGGCGCACCGGCCGAAGGTGCTCTTCGCGGACGACCCGTCGCTGACCGAGTCCACCATTTCAGCACTCGTGGACACGGCCCGAGAGGCGGAGATCGCGGTGGTGCTGGCGACGGCGGAACCTTCGCTCACCGTCCGAGCGCAACGCCCGGTCCGGCTCAACACCCGAGCCAAGCGCACCCGCTCCGCACTCAGCGTCCCCGCCCAACGGCCCGTACGCCTCAGCGAAGGCACCCTCGACCTGGCCGCATGA
- the trmB gene encoding tRNA (guanosine(46)-N7)-methyltransferase TrmB, which yields MTVGQQRAWDRHWPAMGDSVDELPPGPLDTTAWFGRTAPVVLEIGPGMGETTAQLAAAAPEVDHLAVEVYKPGLAQLLLRAEHLELGNLRLLRGDAVVLLREHFEPGSLSGVRIFFPDPWPKKRHHKRRLVQPETVALIASRLAPGGFVHMATDWESYAEQMLEVCSAEPELRNRYADEPGGWAPRPEWRPVTKFENRAHDEDRTVHDLIFERV from the coding sequence ATGACCGTCGGACAGCAGCGGGCGTGGGATCGGCACTGGCCCGCGATGGGCGACTCCGTCGACGAGCTGCCCCCGGGGCCGCTCGACACGACGGCCTGGTTCGGGCGGACCGCGCCCGTCGTCCTGGAGATCGGCCCCGGTATGGGCGAGACGACGGCGCAACTGGCCGCCGCCGCACCCGAGGTCGATCACCTGGCCGTGGAGGTCTACAAGCCGGGCCTGGCGCAGCTGCTGCTGCGCGCGGAGCACCTGGAGCTGGGCAACCTGCGGTTGCTGCGCGGGGATGCGGTGGTGCTGCTGCGCGAGCACTTCGAGCCGGGTTCGCTGTCGGGCGTGCGGATCTTCTTCCCGGACCCGTGGCCGAAGAAGCGCCACCACAAACGTCGGCTGGTGCAGCCGGAAACGGTGGCGCTGATCGCGTCCCGGCTGGCCCCGGGTGGTTTCGTGCACATGGCCACCGACTGGGAGAGCTACGCCGAGCAGATGCTCGAGGTGTGCTCGGCGGAACCGGAGCTGCGCAATCGGTACGCGGACGAGCCGGGCGGCTGGGCGCCGCGGCCGGAGTGGCGACCCGTCACGAAGTTCGAGAACCGAGCCCACGACGAAGACCGCACCGTCCACGACTTGATCTTTGAGCGGGTGTAG
- a CDS encoding universal stress protein, with protein sequence MERTVQRVEIEGGVAVGVDGSASSLRALEVAAHEADLRSGALHVVRAWSMRTAPRPAGCPPGTVPSMDAYQQSVDESTEKIVHDHLGPKPLVPIQRHIVHSPSPQALLSASRGAEILVVGHRGRGGFAGLLLGSVAEQCVRHAACPVLVVRPAI encoded by the coding sequence GTGGAACGCACAGTTCAGCGGGTCGAGATCGAGGGCGGAGTCGCCGTCGGCGTCGACGGTTCGGCGTCATCACTGCGCGCCCTGGAGGTAGCGGCGCACGAGGCGGACCTGCGCAGCGGTGCGCTGCACGTAGTGCGCGCGTGGAGCATGCGCACCGCCCCGCGCCCGGCCGGCTGTCCGCCGGGAACGGTGCCCAGCATGGACGCCTACCAGCAGTCCGTCGACGAATCCACCGAGAAGATCGTCCACGACCACCTAGGCCCGAAACCATTGGTCCCGATCCAGCGCCACATCGTGCACTCCCCATCTCCCCAGGCCTTGCTGTCAGCATCCCGAGGAGCAGAAATCCTCGTGGTGGGCCACAGAGGCCGCGGCGGCTTCGCGGGACTCCTCCTCGGCTCGGTCGCGGAACAATGCGTCCGCCACGCAGCCTGCCCGGTCCTGGTCGTCCGCCCCGCCATCTGA